The Macrobrachium nipponense isolate FS-2020 chromosome 13, ASM1510439v2, whole genome shotgun sequence genome has a window encoding:
- the LOC135225826 gene encoding uncharacterized protein LOC135225826 produces the protein MSVLKSWKVADFTKRGDNYASDVTSVQVKYSMNDKEDSEVTYVVKLNPHRNFGEFQEAEPFLFEKEGKFYEELVPALNEVLMSAGQKPLRFAKCFLVSLEEGKEQLYLEDLRARDFKMFDRRKGMDEYHIALVISELARLHGASYLLTKKVLKGESAEARYEFLSKDFLDFTPNTKEMFVSWMQRCVDTGVIMLDRIGGYETASAWLKSFRCEVENILSSGIQSTRFSSICHGDCWNNNLLFRYNTEGRPVEVMLLDLQMCREASAASDLNYLLWTSVNGDVRKPNLHRFLSLYHSTYKEVLQGGDMPMHFTIEELMEEYRDKHKYGLIFALGIVPMMLTEPDEVPEMSDTDFETLMNGFREVSLEKLKTNPLCKPRFLSVFDEFMETGVIS, from the exons ATGTCTGTCTTAAAATCCTGGAAGGTCGCTGATTTCACCAAACGCGGAGATAACTATGCCAGTGATGTAACAAGTGTACAAGTCAAATATTCCATGAATGATAAGGAAGATAGTGAGGTCACCTATGTTGTAAAGCTGAATCCTCATAGGAATTTTGGAGAATTTCAAGAAGCAGAACCATTTCTCTTTGAAAAGGAAGGCAAATTTTATGAAGAACTTGTGCCAGCATTGAATGAAGTTCTGATGTCTGCAGGCCAAAAGCCTCTTCGCTTTGCGAAGTGTTTCCTTGTTTCCTTAGAAGAGGGAAAAGAACAACTTTATCTTGAAGATCTAAGAGCGAGGGATTTCAAAATGTTTGACAGGAGGAAAGGTATGGATGAATATCACATTGCTCTCGTCATTTCCGAGCTTGCCAGACTGCATGGTGCATCTTATCTCCTGACAAAGAAGGTTCTGAAAGGAGAGTCTGCTGAAGcaagatatgaatttctatcaaagGACTTTTTAGATTTCACCCCAAATACCAAAGAAATGTTTGTGTCATGGATGCAGAGATGTGTTGATACTGGGGTAATAATGTTGGATAGAATTGGTGGTTATGAGACTGCCAGTGCTTGGTTGAAGTCCTTCAGATGTgaagttgaaaatattttatcttcaggaatacaaagtacaagattCAGCAGCATATGCCATGGGGACTGCTGGAACAACAATCTTCTGTTTAG ATATAACACTGAAGGTCGTCCAGTGGAAGTTATGTTGTTAGACCTTCAGATGTGTCGTGAAGCTTCTGCTGCAAGTGATCTGAATTACTTGCTGTGGACAAGTGTTAACGGAGATGTGAGGAAACCAAATCTCCATCGTTTCCTGTCTCTATATCATTCAACTTACAAAGAAGTCCTACAAGGGGGCGATATGCCAATGCATTTTACTATAGAAGAACTCATGGAGGAATACAGGGACAAGCATAAGTATGGACTGATCTTTGCCTTGGGTATCGTACCAATGATGTTGACAGAACCGGATGAAGTTCCAGAAATGTCAGACACAGACTTTGAAACTCTTATGAATGGTTTCAGGGAAGTATCTCTAGAAAAGCTCAAAACAAATCCCTTGTGTAAACCTCGCTTCCTGTCAGTTTTTGACGAGTTTATGGAAACAGGTGTCATCTCATGA